The DNA segment GCAACTCGTCGCCTCCGGCGTGATCACCGATCCGGGCATGGTCTACTTCGACATCCGGCCCTCGGCGCATCTGAACACCCTGGAGTTGCGGATCTGCGACTCCTGCTCCTCGGTGGAGACGATCGCCGCGATCGCCGGTCTGTTCCGGGCACTGGTCGTCCGGGAGGCGGAGCTGCTGGCTGCCGGACTGCCACCGATCGCGTCGATGCAGGCGCCGATGGTGCGCGCGGCGATCTGGCAGGCCGCCCGCTCGGGGATGGAGGGTGAGCTGATCGACCCGCTCACCGGCCGCCCCCGGCGAGCCAGCGATCTGCTGTTGGAACTCACCGAGGCACTGCGGCCGCAACTGGAGGAATCGGGGGACTATGCACTGATCTGTGACCTGGTGCACCACGCGCTGCGGATCGGCAGCTCGGCCTCACGCCAACGTCGGGTGATGCGCCGACGCGGTCTGCTGACCGATGTGGTGGACCTGATGGTGGCCGAGACCGCCGGCCAGCCCTCGGCAGCCCTGCTGCCGCTGGAGGGCGGCAGCATGCTGCTCGGCTACCGCAGACTGGATCGCGACGAGCTGCCCGCCAGCGGTTCACCGGCCTACGACGAGGCGATCGACGAGCGGGGCGAACCGCGCCCGCTCTATGCCGACGTGCTCGGCGCGGTCGACCGGATCGGGCCGGTCTCCTTGCGCCGGATGCAGTATGCGGTGGAACGCGAACAGGGACGCCAGGGGGTGACCTTCCGGGCCACCGGGTCGCCACGGGCCAATGTCTTCCCGCTGGACCTGATCCCGCGAGTGGTGACCGCCGAGGTGTGGCAGGAACTGGCCGACGGACTCGGTCAACGCGCCAAGGCACTGAATGCCTTCCTGCGCGACATCTACGGCGCCCAGCAGATCATCGGCGACCGGATCCTGCCGCCGGAGCTGTTGGACCGGGCACCGGGTTTCCGGTCCATCGGCCGGATGCCCCGGTGGCAGACCGTCCGCAACCACATCAGCGGCTTCGACCTGGTGAACACCGGGCCGGGGGAGTTCTCGGTGCTGGAGGACAATCTGCGGGTACCCAGTGGAATCGGGTACGCGATGGCGAACCGGGCGATGATGGACCAGTTCGGCGCCGACGTGCCGCATCCCGGAGAACTGTTGTCCACCGAGTCGATCCCGCAATTGATCGTCGACACCCTGCGCGCCGCCGCACCACCGGGTGCCGACGGTGATCCGCATGTGGTGCTGGTCAGTTCAGGCTCGACGGATTCGGCCTGGTTCGAGCACACCATGATCGCCGAGCGTGCCGGGATGCCCTTGCTGGGCACCGACGATCTGGTGGCCAGGGACGGCTGCATCTACTGGCGCAAGCGAGGCAAGGAACGCCGGATCGATGTGATCTACCTGCGGATGGAGGAGGACATGTTGCTCACCTCCAGCGACGGGGAGGGCAATCGGTTGCGGCAGGGGATCGTCGATGCCATCGGTTCGGGGAATCTGTCGCTGGTCAACGCACTCGGCAACGGAGTCGCCGACGACAAGGCGATCTATGCCTTCGTACCGGCGATGATCGAGTACTACCTGGGGGAGAAACCGCTGCTGCCGCAGATCCCGACCTGGTTGTGCGCCGAACGTGATCAGCGCGATTTCGTACTCGCCAACCTCGATCAACTCGTGGTCAAACCGATCGA comes from the Naumannella halotolerans genome and includes:
- a CDS encoding glutamate--cysteine ligase, which encodes MTSGGKVRKLGVEEEFQLVDLDTRRLVSRAEDILAALPPDIYVAEMQRFVVESNSSVFSDLSGLRDNLLKNRRTLSATAERFGVGVAAAGTMPLSIPADLQVTETPRYRRMLADYQLLAREQLICGTQVHVDVVDRDEAVRVARRLEPWIPLLLALSCSSPYWSDGSDTGYASARTLVWQRWPTAGPAAPVSSAAEYDALIEQLVASGVITDPGMVYFDIRPSAHLNTLELRICDSCSSVETIAAIAGLFRALVVREAELLAAGLPPIASMQAPMVRAAIWQAARSGMEGELIDPLTGRPRRASDLLLELTEALRPQLEESGDYALICDLVHHALRIGSSASRQRRVMRRRGLLTDVVDLMVAETAGQPSAALLPLEGGSMLLGYRRLDRDELPASGSPAYDEAIDERGEPRPLYADVLGAVDRIGPVSLRRMQYAVEREQGRQGVTFRATGSPRANVFPLDLIPRVVTAEVWQELADGLGQRAKALNAFLRDIYGAQQIIGDRILPPELLDRAPGFRSIGRMPRWQTVRNHISGFDLVNTGPGEFSVLEDNLRVPSGIGYAMANRAMMDQFGADVPHPGELLSTESIPQLIVDTLRAAAPPGADGDPHVVLVSSGSTDSAWFEHTMIAERAGMPLLGTDDLVARDGCIYWRKRGKERRIDVIYLRMEEDMLLTSSDGEGNRLRQGIVDAIGSGNLSLVNALGNGVADDKAIYAFVPAMIEYYLGEKPLLPQIPTWLCAERDQRDFVLANLDQLVVKPIDGFGGTGITIGPSATEQELDARRAELLANPERFIAQEVLKLSTHPTFDGEGLHPHHMDLRVFIHLRAQGEDIESLIVPGALTRVAPAGSLIVNSSRGGGGKDTWILHH